A genomic segment from Lignipirellula cremea encodes:
- the tgt gene encoding tRNA guanosine(34) transglycosylase Tgt, producing the protein MTNGFGYQLVHRDSGSAARRGQFVTPRGAVDTPAFMPVGTLGAIKGLTIDAVRATGAQMVLSNTYHLALRPGETIVRELGGLHQFMGWDGPILTDSGGFQLFSLAKLTKINDQGAIFRSHIDGSLFELSPERAIEIQEALGSDIAMVLDHVAPLPCDLATLREACDRTILWAKRCRDAATRSDQAQFAIVQGGLDEELRLSCAEQLTALDFPGYAIGGLSVGEEPSDMYRTLDFTCPALPEDKPRYLMGVGRPQDLLEAVRRGVDLFDCVMPTRNGRNALAFTDEGPLRLRNLIHQRDLAPLEEHCPCPACRHSRGYLRHLFQADEMLGPILLTAHNLTYYQRLLAEARAAIEADQFPAFYRKKMTGWGEQID; encoded by the coding sequence GTGACTAACGGCTTTGGCTATCAGTTGGTCCATCGTGACTCAGGCAGTGCAGCGCGGCGGGGGCAGTTCGTCACCCCGCGCGGCGCCGTTGATACGCCGGCGTTTATGCCCGTCGGCACGCTGGGCGCCATCAAAGGTTTAACGATTGATGCGGTCCGCGCCACCGGCGCGCAGATGGTATTGTCGAACACCTATCATTTGGCCCTGCGCCCTGGGGAGACCATCGTTCGTGAACTGGGCGGTCTGCATCAGTTCATGGGCTGGGACGGCCCCATTCTGACGGACAGCGGCGGCTTTCAGCTGTTCAGCCTGGCCAAGCTCACCAAAATCAACGATCAGGGCGCCATTTTCCGGTCGCACATCGACGGCTCCCTGTTTGAATTGTCGCCCGAGCGGGCCATTGAAATCCAGGAGGCCCTCGGCAGCGATATCGCCATGGTCCTGGATCATGTGGCTCCTTTGCCGTGCGATCTGGCGACCTTGCGGGAAGCGTGCGACCGCACCATTCTCTGGGCCAAGCGTTGTCGTGATGCGGCCACCCGTTCCGACCAGGCGCAGTTCGCCATTGTGCAGGGCGGCCTGGACGAGGAACTACGGCTATCGTGTGCGGAGCAGCTTACGGCGCTCGACTTTCCCGGCTATGCGATTGGCGGCCTGAGCGTGGGCGAAGAGCCCAGCGACATGTACCGCACGCTGGATTTCACCTGTCCCGCCTTGCCGGAAGACAAGCCTCGGTACCTGATGGGCGTCGGCCGGCCGCAGGATCTGCTGGAAGCGGTCCGGCGGGGCGTCGATCTGTTTGACTGCGTCATGCCCACACGGAACGGAAGGAACGCACTGGCCTTTACCGATGAAGGTCCGCTTCGCTTGCGCAACCTGATCCATCAGCGCGATCTGGCTCCGCTGGAAGAGCATTGCCCGTGCCCGGCGTGCCGCCACAGCCGTGGTTATTTGCGGCATCTGTTTCAAGCCGATGAAATGCTGGGCCCCATCCTGCTGACGGCCCATAATCTCACGTACTACCAGCGGCTGCTGGCGGAAGCCCGCGCGGCGATCGAGGCCGATCAATTTCCCGCATTTTATCGGAAAAAGATGACTGGCTGGGGCGAGCAGATCGACTGA
- the tssE gene encoding type VI secretion system baseplate subunit TssE has translation MQTALPTKLAPSLIDRLTDASLDNGPSSYGYSLDQLIAAVGRDLEELLNTRQTSAGLCDDLPEAQRSLLTYGLPDPAGIELLTPLGQHTFLRSIEKLIEQFEPRVQHVRLVLTQPPNLQRRSIQFRIEARLRVEPTPRVLFDAALESTTGRFRVNGSA, from the coding sequence ATGCAGACCGCTTTGCCAACCAAACTGGCTCCTTCCCTGATCGATCGCCTGACCGACGCCAGCCTGGACAATGGCCCCTCGTCGTACGGCTATTCGCTTGACCAGCTGATCGCCGCCGTCGGCCGCGACCTGGAAGAACTGCTCAACACCCGCCAGACCAGCGCGGGGCTGTGCGACGACCTGCCCGAAGCCCAGCGATCCCTGCTGACGTACGGCCTGCCCGATCCGGCCGGCATCGAACTGCTGACGCCGCTGGGGCAGCACACGTTTCTGCGTTCGATCGAGAAACTCATCGAGCAGTTTGAGCCGCGGGTGCAACACGTTCGCCTGGTGCTGACCCAGCCGCCCAACCTGCAGCGACGCTCCATCCAGTTCCGCATCGAAGCCCGACTGCGCGTCGAGCCGACGCCCCGAGTCCTGTTCGACGCCGCCCTCGAATCCACCACCGGCCGCTTCCGCGTCAACGGCAGCGCCTGA
- the tssF gene encoding type VI secretion system baseplate subunit TssF — protein sequence MTDSLYRYYEQELRFIRQQTQSFAELHPAAASRLLLEPNRSADPHVERLIESFALLTARIQKKLDDDFPELTTSLLETLYPHYLAPAPSMSIVQLDPEPSAMKPEGVTIPRHSRMRSQKVAGSACRFRTCYPVTLWPLELESARMQTPPFPRDLRPPHGAAAILRLKVSCLADARIDSLDMEWLRFHLYGENQLTAQLYELLFNHVVKVELRPGDDHAGEPLVLDPEDCLRQVGFELDEGLLPYPPQSSLGYRLLTECFSFPEKFAFFDLGGWDQAAAARFGKDAEVVIYFDRSLPGREADISTDTFRLHCTPIINLFERICEPIRLDYRSYEHRVRPDVDRPLDYEVYNIARVTSADREGTREYKPLYEARYDSPWSPADDDEAYFTAVRRSSSQRDDDASDVYLQLVDRQFQPAQPAEAVLTVRALCTNRNLPQLLQHCGEGVRFDLEAAEPVRQIHCLKAPTSPLRPPLGRRAHWRLISHLKLNHLSLNDPDSARGALQEMLRLYDFSAEGEQHGRGAINRQLIEGIVGVSSRPVVRRIGGGSESGFCRGVEILVELDEEKYYGFGSLLFASVLERFFGLYASLNSFTQLAARRSRADEPFKRWPPRIGEAPLL from the coding sequence ATGACCGACTCGCTTTATCGCTATTACGAACAAGAGCTGCGTTTTATTCGCCAGCAGACGCAGTCGTTTGCAGAGTTGCACCCGGCAGCCGCCTCGCGATTGTTGTTGGAGCCGAACCGCAGCGCCGATCCGCACGTGGAACGATTGATCGAATCGTTCGCCCTGCTGACGGCCCGCATCCAGAAAAAGCTCGACGACGATTTCCCGGAACTGACGACCTCGCTGCTGGAGACGCTCTACCCGCACTACCTGGCTCCCGCGCCGTCGATGTCGATTGTGCAGCTGGACCCTGAGCCCAGCGCCATGAAGCCCGAAGGCGTCACCATTCCTCGCCACAGCCGGATGCGATCCCAGAAAGTCGCCGGCTCAGCTTGCCGCTTTCGCACCTGTTATCCGGTCACGCTCTGGCCGCTGGAACTGGAATCCGCCCGGATGCAAACGCCGCCGTTTCCGCGCGACCTGCGTCCGCCGCATGGCGCCGCGGCGATCCTGCGGCTGAAGGTCTCCTGCCTGGCCGACGCCCGGATTGATTCGCTGGATATGGAGTGGCTGCGATTCCATCTGTATGGCGAGAACCAGCTGACCGCACAACTGTATGAATTGCTGTTTAACCATGTGGTGAAGGTTGAACTCCGCCCGGGCGACGACCACGCCGGCGAGCCGCTGGTGCTGGATCCCGAAGACTGCCTGCGCCAGGTCGGCTTTGAGTTAGACGAAGGCTTGCTGCCGTATCCGCCGCAGTCCTCGCTGGGCTATCGCCTGCTGACGGAATGTTTCAGCTTCCCCGAGAAATTCGCCTTCTTTGATCTGGGCGGCTGGGACCAGGCCGCTGCCGCTCGCTTTGGAAAAGACGCCGAAGTGGTGATCTACTTCGATCGCAGTCTGCCCGGCCGGGAAGCAGACATTTCCACCGACACCTTCCGCCTGCACTGCACGCCGATTATCAACCTGTTTGAGCGGATCTGCGAACCGATCCGCCTGGACTACCGCTCGTACGAGCATCGCGTGCGGCCCGATGTGGATCGTCCCCTGGATTACGAGGTTTACAATATCGCCCGCGTCACCAGCGCCGATCGCGAGGGCACGCGGGAATACAAGCCGCTTTACGAGGCGCGGTACGACAGTCCCTGGAGTCCGGCCGACGACGACGAAGCGTACTTCACCGCCGTGCGACGCTCCTCCAGCCAGCGGGACGACGACGCTTCCGATGTGTACCTGCAGCTGGTCGATCGCCAGTTCCAGCCGGCCCAGCCCGCCGAAGCGGTGCTGACCGTGAGGGCGTTGTGCACCAATCGCAACCTGCCGCAGCTGCTCCAGCACTGCGGAGAAGGGGTGCGGTTCGACCTGGAAGCGGCCGAGCCCGTACGACAGATTCACTGCCTGAAAGCGCCCACATCGCCGTTGCGGCCGCCGCTGGGTCGCCGGGCCCACTGGCGATTGATCTCGCACTTGAAACTCAACCACCTGTCGCTGAACGATCCCGACAGCGCCCGCGGCGCACTGCAGGAGATGCTGCGGCTGTACGATTTTTCGGCCGAAGGCGAACAGCACGGCCGCGGCGCGATTAACCGCCAGCTGATCGAAGGCATCGTCGGCGTGAGCAGCCGGCCCGTCGTCCGGCGGATCGGCGGCGGATCCGAAAGCGGCTTTTGTCGCGGTGTGGAGATCCTGGTCGAGCTGGACGAAGAAAAGTACTACGGATTCGGCTCGCTGCTCTTCGCGTCGGTGCTGGAGCGGTTCTTTGGTCTGTACGCTTCGCTGAATTCGTTCACCCAGCTGGCGGCCCGCCGTTCACGGGCGGATGAACCGTTCAAACGCTGGCCTCCGCGGATTGGAGAAGCCCCGCTGCTATGA
- a CDS encoding DNA-directed RNA polymerase subunit alpha C-terminal domain-containing protein, whose protein sequence is MEQANLFDLKEAVLSNNSFGPSDIAQLSQVIAADFSQHGVLREGVQELETNVERTPAVAVRLGVCYFLLGRYRDAVETLSSSDGGALAQFYLGKTRVALGFYPEAIGNYESAKKAGYNADDCAIAIAEAQRLMKEKAASLTTLDNLFGPVEQTAEYLYQRGASVASLGGNPTEVIALYERAVQIDPNHSGALFGVALENDRRGNDTDALEYYQRAVGTFPANVGSLLNLGLLYEDLGQFEQAQLCYQRVLDVFPDHSRARLYLKDASASNDMYYDEEAQKRHDRLAQVLNVPVTDFELSVRSRNCLQKMGIRTLGDLTRISEAELLASKNFGETSLVEIRDHMVAKGLELGMFAHERPEPEPTYDTTHMSPDEQAILDQPIADLKLSVRARKCMQRLGLSTIGELVRKTGDDLLESKNFGVTSLNEVREKLTDIGLKLRGD, encoded by the coding sequence ATGGAACAGGCTAACCTATTCGATTTGAAAGAGGCCGTTCTCTCGAACAATTCGTTCGGACCCAGCGATATCGCTCAACTGTCGCAAGTCATTGCGGCTGACTTTTCGCAGCATGGGGTTTTGCGCGAAGGAGTCCAGGAGCTTGAAACGAACGTCGAGCGTACGCCCGCGGTAGCGGTGCGTCTAGGCGTTTGTTACTTCCTTCTCGGTCGTTATCGCGACGCGGTAGAAACGCTATCCAGTTCCGACGGCGGCGCCCTGGCCCAGTTTTACCTGGGAAAAACTCGCGTCGCCCTCGGCTTCTATCCGGAAGCGATCGGCAACTATGAATCCGCCAAAAAGGCGGGCTACAACGCCGACGACTGCGCTATCGCCATCGCGGAAGCCCAGCGATTGATGAAAGAGAAAGCAGCCTCGCTGACCACGCTGGACAATTTGTTCGGCCCGGTCGAGCAGACGGCTGAGTATCTTTATCAGCGCGGCGCCTCGGTCGCCTCCCTTGGCGGCAATCCGACGGAAGTCATCGCCCTGTACGAACGCGCCGTGCAGATCGACCCGAATCACTCCGGCGCCCTGTTTGGCGTCGCCCTGGAAAACGACCGTCGGGGCAACGACACCGACGCCCTGGAATATTACCAGCGGGCGGTTGGCACGTTCCCGGCGAATGTCGGCTCCCTGCTGAACCTGGGCCTGCTGTACGAAGACCTGGGCCAGTTTGAACAGGCACAGCTTTGTTACCAGCGCGTGCTCGACGTTTTCCCCGACCATTCCCGGGCGCGTTTGTATCTCAAAGATGCATCCGCCTCGAACGACATGTACTACGATGAGGAAGCCCAGAAACGGCACGACCGTTTGGCGCAAGTCCTCAACGTACCGGTCACCGATTTTGAGCTCTCGGTTCGCAGCCGGAATTGCCTGCAGAAAATGGGCATCCGCACGCTGGGCGATCTGACCCGTATTTCGGAAGCAGAACTGCTCGCCAGCAAGAACTTTGGCGAAACATCGCTGGTCGAAATTCGCGATCACATGGTCGCCAAAGGTCTGGAACTGGGAATGTTCGCCCACGAGCGACCGGAACCGGAGCCGACGTACGACACCACGCACATGTCGCCTGACGAACAGGCGATCCTGGATCAGCCGATCGCCGATCTTAAACTGTCGGTGCGAGCACGCAAGTGCATGCAGCGCCTCGGTTTGTCGACCATTGGAGAACTGGTTCGCAAAACGGGCGACGACCTGCTGGAGTCGAAGAACTTCGGCGTGACCAGCCTCAACGAAGTGCGTGAGAAACTCACGGATATTGGGCTGAAACTACGCGGTGACTAA
- a CDS encoding ABC transporter permease, whose amino-acid sequence MIARALTWWTILRICIEERMVYRGDFALGTLMRFLPIVTQIFLWWAIFESIGHGSVEGASIVGYSFQNMVAYYLLTMLSRAFSSMPGLASGIALQIRNGEIKKFLIQPVDLIGFLFLNRVAHKLTYYAVAAMPFALVFFLCRSFFVGGWPPFPIFAAFVASLLMGFLIGFFLEICIGLVGFWFLEVSSLLFIYMLLSFFLSGHMFPLDMLKEPFSTIVDYMPLKYLAYYPAAIFLEKVQGPDLVRGLLVEAAWLLFFFVAAQVMLHRGLKRYSGYGG is encoded by the coding sequence ATGATTGCTCGCGCGCTGACCTGGTGGACGATCCTCCGCATCTGTATCGAAGAGCGGATGGTGTACCGGGGCGACTTCGCGCTCGGCACCCTGATGCGTTTCCTGCCGATTGTCACCCAGATTTTCCTCTGGTGGGCCATTTTTGAATCGATCGGCCATGGGTCGGTCGAAGGCGCCAGCATCGTCGGTTATTCCTTTCAGAACATGGTGGCGTATTACCTGCTTACCATGTTAAGCAGGGCGTTCTCCAGCATGCCAGGCCTGGCCTCGGGCATCGCCCTGCAGATCCGCAACGGCGAAATCAAAAAGTTCCTGATCCAGCCGGTCGATCTGATCGGCTTTCTGTTCTTGAATCGGGTGGCGCACAAGCTGACCTATTATGCGGTGGCGGCGATGCCGTTTGCGCTAGTCTTTTTTCTGTGCCGTTCCTTTTTTGTCGGGGGCTGGCCGCCTTTTCCCATTTTTGCCGCGTTTGTGGCGTCGCTGCTGATGGGTTTCCTGATCGGCTTCTTTCTGGAAATCTGCATTGGCCTGGTCGGCTTCTGGTTCCTCGAAGTCAGCTCGCTGCTGTTCATTTACATGCTGCTGAGCTTTTTCCTGTCGGGCCACATGTTCCCGCTGGACATGCTGAAAGAGCCGTTCAGCACGATCGTGGATTACATGCCGCTGAAGTACCTGGCGTACTACCCGGCGGCGATCTTCCTGGAGAAGGTCCAGGGCCCTGACCTGGTTCGCGGCCTGCTCGTCGAAGCCGCCTGGCTGTTGTTCTTTTTCGTTGCCGCCCAGGTGATGCTACACCGCGGACTCAAACGTTACAGCGGCTACGGCGGTTAG
- a CDS encoding 2-oxoglutarate dehydrogenase E1 component: MHPQSVEYVERLFEAYRSDPSQVSPAWKRYFDDLTHGAHTNGASAKAFRPTFRPASVFNPASGRNGADTATPSDSAQLQDRVDQLVRAYRARGHYSAKLDPLGFKRTDAPDLSLRKFQLSDGDLDRTCSAAEIGGPTTQSLRQIVDRMRKTYCRYIGVQFMHVSDSEARSWLQLRMESTENRIKLSHDQQWRILKRLTEASVFEEFVRKKYVGSKTFSLEGAESLIPLLDLAIDKASQQGVAEVVMGMAHRGRLNVLANIIGKPPLDIFWEFEDSRPDLHYGRGDVKYHLGYSGDWKSATGQKVHLSLCFNPSHLEFVNTVALGRVRAKQDQSGDTERRRGMSILIHGDAAFAGEGVVQETLNLSQLEGYSIGGTLHVIVNNQIGFTTSPTEARSTQYASDIAKMLQIPIFHVNGEHPAAVAQVVDLAMDFRERFRRDVVINMYCYRRWGHNESDEPSFTQPLLYGSIEKRESVREGFLKHLLKWESITREDADRLSQERHEKLEQQIAQARDEDYLPEPQAYAQLWKGFLGGEEPADDEPNTGVKREQAALLLNKLSDTPEDFHLHPKLERLVELRREMARDEKPLDWSAAEALALASLSVDGYPIRISGQDSQRGTFSQRHAVLHDVETGRPYNRFQHLSPNQASFEIVNSPLSEIGVLGFEYGYSLDRPRSLVAWEAQFGDFLNVAQAIVDQFISSAEDKWRRLSGLILLLPHGFEGMGPEHSSARLERFLVMAAEHNMQIMYPSTPAQYFHALRRQTLRKWRKPLVILTPKSLLRHPAVTSTLDEIESGGFQRVIADQETNPAEVERVLLCSGKIYYDLDAYRIKQERRDTAIVRIEQFYPVPEQALEEAMSVYADDTPVYWVQEEPENMGANYFWKARYGPRLLGRFPFGSISRVESASPATGSHASHKREQQELVEEAFER, translated from the coding sequence ATGCATCCTCAGAGTGTTGAGTATGTGGAGCGTCTTTTTGAGGCGTACCGCTCCGATCCGTCTCAAGTTTCGCCCGCCTGGAAGCGTTACTTTGATGACTTAACCCACGGCGCCCATACCAACGGCGCCAGCGCCAAGGCGTTCCGTCCCACGTTTCGCCCAGCGAGCGTGTTCAATCCGGCCAGCGGTCGGAATGGAGCCGACACGGCGACGCCGTCGGATTCCGCCCAGTTGCAGGACCGGGTCGATCAGCTGGTCAGGGCGTATCGCGCCCGCGGCCACTATTCGGCCAAACTGGATCCGCTGGGCTTCAAGCGGACCGACGCTCCCGACCTGTCGCTGCGGAAGTTCCAGTTGTCCGACGGGGACCTGGACCGCACCTGCTCGGCGGCCGAGATCGGCGGGCCCACGACCCAGTCCTTGCGGCAAATCGTCGACCGCATGCGGAAAACCTACTGTCGTTACATCGGCGTGCAGTTCATGCACGTCAGCGACAGCGAAGCGCGGTCCTGGCTGCAGCTGCGGATGGAAAGCACCGAGAACCGGATCAAGCTGTCGCATGATCAGCAGTGGCGAATTCTCAAACGACTGACCGAAGCCTCGGTGTTCGAGGAGTTTGTCCGGAAAAAATATGTCGGCTCCAAAACGTTCTCGCTCGAAGGCGCCGAAAGCCTGATTCCGCTGCTTGACCTTGCCATCGATAAAGCCAGCCAGCAAGGCGTGGCCGAAGTGGTGATGGGCATGGCTCACCGCGGTCGCTTGAACGTGCTGGCCAATATCATTGGCAAGCCGCCGCTGGATATTTTCTGGGAGTTTGAAGACTCCCGGCCCGACCTGCATTACGGCCGAGGCGATGTGAAGTATCACCTGGGTTACTCGGGCGACTGGAAGTCGGCCACGGGCCAGAAGGTGCACCTGTCGCTCTGTTTTAATCCCAGCCATCTGGAATTTGTCAACACGGTCGCCCTGGGCCGCGTACGAGCCAAACAGGACCAGTCGGGCGATACCGAACGCCGTCGCGGGATGTCGATCCTGATCCACGGCGATGCGGCCTTTGCCGGCGAAGGCGTCGTGCAGGAAACGCTCAATCTGAGCCAGCTGGAAGGCTACTCGATCGGCGGCACCCTGCATGTGATTGTGAACAACCAGATCGGTTTCACCACCAGCCCCACGGAAGCCCGCTCCACGCAGTACGCCAGCGATATCGCCAAAATGCTGCAGATTCCCATCTTCCATGTCAACGGCGAGCACCCGGCCGCGGTGGCCCAGGTGGTCGATCTGGCGATGGATTTCCGCGAACGGTTCCGCCGCGACGTGGTCATCAACATGTACTGCTATCGCCGTTGGGGTCACAACGAAAGCGACGAGCCCAGTTTCACGCAGCCGCTTCTGTACGGTTCCATTGAAAAACGGGAAAGCGTACGCGAAGGCTTCCTCAAGCATTTGCTGAAGTGGGAGTCCATCACCCGCGAGGACGCCGATCGCTTGTCCCAGGAACGGCACGAGAAACTCGAACAGCAGATCGCCCAGGCCCGCGACGAAGACTACCTGCCCGAACCGCAAGCCTACGCGCAACTGTGGAAAGGCTTCCTCGGCGGCGAAGAGCCGGCCGACGATGAACCCAACACAGGCGTCAAGCGCGAGCAGGCAGCTCTGCTGCTTAACAAGCTCAGTGATACGCCTGAGGACTTCCATCTGCATCCCAAGCTGGAGCGTCTGGTCGAACTCCGGCGGGAAATGGCCCGCGACGAAAAACCGCTGGACTGGTCCGCCGCCGAGGCGCTGGCCCTGGCCAGTCTTTCGGTCGACGGCTATCCGATTCGTATTTCCGGCCAGGATTCGCAGCGCGGCACTTTCAGCCAGCGTCATGCCGTGCTGCACGATGTGGAGACGGGCCGTCCCTACAATCGCTTCCAGCACCTGTCGCCCAACCAGGCCTCGTTTGAGATCGTCAACAGCCCGCTCAGCGAAATCGGCGTGCTCGGTTTCGAGTACGGCTACAGCCTGGACCGGCCGCGATCCCTGGTCGCCTGGGAAGCCCAGTTTGGCGACTTTTTGAATGTCGCCCAGGCGATTGTCGACCAGTTCATTTCCAGCGCCGAGGACAAATGGCGCCGGCTCAGCGGCCTGATCCTGCTGCTGCCGCACGGCTTCGAAGGGATGGGCCCGGAACACTCCAGCGCCCGGCTGGAACGTTTCCTGGTGATGGCGGCCGAACACAACATGCAGATCATGTATCCGTCGACGCCGGCCCAGTACTTCCACGCCCTGCGTCGCCAGACGCTGCGTAAATGGCGGAAGCCGCTGGTCATCCTGACGCCGAAGAGCCTGCTCCGTCATCCGGCCGTCACTTCCACCCTGGACGAAATTGAGTCGGGCGGGTTCCAGCGCGTCATCGCCGATCAGGAAACTAATCCGGCCGAAGTGGAGCGGGTCCTGCTCTGCTCTGGCAAGATCTACTACGACCTGGACGCTTACCGGATCAAACAGGAACGGCGTGATACGGCCATTGTGCGTATCGAACAGTTCTATCCGGTGCCCGAACAAGCACTTGAGGAAGCCATGTCGGTCTATGCCGACGACACGCCCGTCTACTGGGTGCAAGAAGAGCCGGAGAACATGGGCGCCAATTACTTCTGGAAGGCGCGTTACGGACCGCGGCTGCTGGGCCGTTTCCCGTTTGGCTCGATTTCGCGCGTGGAATCGGCCAGTCCTGCCACCGGTTCGCACGCCAGCCATAAGCGCGAGCAGCAAGAGCTGGTGGAAGAAGCGTTCGAAAGATAG
- a CDS encoding Hcp family type VI secretion system effector: MSVDYFLKIDGIPGESPDAKHGAEIELRSWSWGECQPGIGARSTGGQGAGRVNMRPFVFTSETNKSSVKLLLSCAQGAHIDVVTLTCRKAGGEQQEFLMITLNDVIVSDYNVCSTHNEDGVSIPIDEVSLVYGKIQVEYRPQKYDGSLDNPIKGGYNLEANTSI, from the coding sequence ATGTCCGTAGATTACTTCCTGAAAATTGATGGTATCCCCGGTGAATCGCCCGACGCCAAGCACGGCGCCGAGATCGAACTCCGCAGCTGGTCGTGGGGCGAATGCCAGCCCGGCATCGGTGCTCGTTCGACGGGCGGCCAGGGCGCCGGTCGCGTCAACATGCGTCCGTTCGTCTTCACCAGCGAGACCAACAAGTCGTCGGTCAAACTGCTCCTGTCCTGCGCCCAGGGCGCCCACATCGACGTGGTGACGCTGACCTGCCGCAAGGCCGGCGGCGAGCAGCAAGAGTTCCTGATGATCACCCTCAACGACGTGATTGTCAGCGACTACAACGTCTGCAGCACGCACAACGAAGACGGCGTTTCGATCCCGATCGACGAAGTCTCGCTGGTCTACGGTAAAATCCAGGTCGAATACCGTCCCCAGAAGTACGACGGCAGCCTCGATAACCCGATCAAGGGTGGATACAACCTCGAAGCCAACACCTCGATCTAA
- the tssG gene encoding type VI secretion system baseplate subunit TssG produces MSTTALPQHAPTLPRVKSLEQELFDHGCDFDFFQAVWLLERRSATQSPVGRTASPLHEAVRFAGRSDLSFPASAVHEILPPTTEEPRALMTVGFMGLTGACGVLPRHYTEQLLRMQRRVKGPAGRTLSDWYDLFNHRLVTLFYRAWEKYRVLPAVARGEHELSEPDTFTQSLFSLMGLGMPGLRGRLKTWAKDTPGGPQAVAAIDDLSLLRYGGLLAQRPRSALNLQLLLADYFQVSVQVEQLRGQWLQLDSFSQTRLGLRHGNCKLGEDMVVGARVWDMQSKIRLRLGPLTYEQFVEFLPDHAPTSERKAFFALSHLVRLFIGVELDFDVQLVLKREEAPPCQITDDPVGGMRLGWNVWLGTTEGKGDLDDAAFVGDPASDIAAGVNQ; encoded by the coding sequence ATGAGCACGACCGCCCTCCCTCAACACGCCCCGACCCTTCCCCGGGTGAAATCGCTGGAGCAGGAGCTGTTTGATCACGGCTGCGACTTCGACTTTTTCCAAGCCGTCTGGCTGCTGGAACGTCGCAGCGCCACCCAGTCGCCGGTCGGACGCACCGCCAGCCCGCTGCATGAAGCGGTCCGCTTTGCCGGCCGCAGCGATCTGTCGTTTCCCGCCAGCGCCGTACACGAGATTCTTCCGCCCACGACCGAAGAACCGCGCGCCCTGATGACCGTCGGTTTCATGGGCCTGACCGGCGCCTGCGGCGTGCTCCCCCGCCATTACACCGAACAGCTGCTGCGGATGCAAAGGCGCGTCAAAGGCCCCGCCGGCCGCACGCTGTCCGACTGGTACGATCTGTTCAACCATCGCCTGGTCACGCTGTTCTATCGAGCCTGGGAAAAGTACCGCGTGCTGCCGGCCGTCGCCCGCGGCGAACATGAACTGTCAGAACCTGACACCTTCACGCAGAGCCTGTTCAGCCTGATGGGACTGGGCATGCCGGGCCTGCGTGGTCGCTTGAAAACCTGGGCCAAAGATACGCCCGGCGGCCCCCAGGCCGTGGCGGCGATCGATGACCTTTCGCTGTTGCGTTACGGCGGCCTGCTGGCCCAGCGGCCGCGCTCGGCGTTGAACCTGCAGCTGCTCCTGGCCGATTACTTCCAGGTGTCGGTCCAGGTGGAACAACTGCGCGGCCAATGGCTGCAGCTGGACTCCTTTAGCCAGACCCGGCTGGGACTGAGGCACGGCAACTGCAAACTGGGCGAGGACATGGTCGTCGGCGCCCGGGTATGGGACATGCAGAGCAAAATCCGCCTGCGGCTGGGACCGCTTACCTACGAACAGTTTGTCGAATTCCTGCCCGATCACGCCCCGACGTCGGAGCGGAAGGCGTTCTTCGCCCTGTCGCACCTCGTGCGACTGTTCATCGGCGTGGAGCTTGACTTCGATGTGCAGTTGGTGCTGAAACGAGAAGAAGCACCGCCTTGCCAGATCACCGACGACCCCGTCGGCGGAATGCGACTGGGCTGGAACGTCTGGCTGGGAACGACCGAAGGAAAAGGCGATCTCGACGACGCAGCCTTCGTCGGCGACCCCGCCAGCGACATCGCCGCCGGAGTAAACCAGTAA